ATCCTTTCGCACAGTTCAGGATTGCGCTTGTGTGGCATAGAAGAAGAACCGGTTTGGCCGGGTGCAAAAGGCTCCTCAGCTTCATGAAACTCGGTTTTTTGCAGAGCTCTTATCTCGGTTGCAAATTTTTCTAAAGAGCAGGCGATCAGAGCAATAGTGGTTATGAATTGGGCGTGGCGGTCACGTTGCAGTATCTGGTTAGAGATAGAGGCTGGGGAAAGGCATAACTTGGAGCAAGTTTTTTCCTCGATTTCGGGCGGAACATTGGCATAAGTGCCAACAGCGCCGCTTATCTTGCCAACTGCGATGATACGGGTAGCATCGATCAAGCGCTGGCGATGGCGCTTCATTTCTTCCATCCATAAAGCCAGTTTTAAACCAAAGGTGATAGGTTCGGCATGCACACCATGAGTGCGGCCCATCATAATAGTGTATTTGTGCTCTATGGCTTTTTCAGCCAGAGTATTTACTATATCTTTAATACCCTCATTCAAAAGGTTTGCGGCTTCTACCATCTGCAAGCTCAACGCTGTATCCATCACGTCATTAGAGGTAAGGCCAAGGTGGATAAAGCGCGATTCTGGACCGATACTTTCGGCAATAGAACCCAGAAATGCCGTCATATCGTGATGGGTTTCCTGGAGGATATCAGCCATACGTTTCATATCAAGACGAGCCAATTTGATTTTTGGGATTGCATTGCGTGGAATGCGCCCTGTTTCAGACCACGCCTCACATACTGCTATTTCAACTTCCAGCCATTTCGAGTACTTGTTGGCGTCACTCCAGATTTCTTTCATCTGAGGGCGACAATATCTTTCGATCATTAATTGCTCCTTGAACTAAAGTTAGGAACTGGCAAGTTCCTGGCGATATATTTTTAATTGTTTTGCGATTTCAGGGTATTTTATAGCCAAGATTTCCGCAGCGAGATAAGCAGCATTCTTGGCACCAGCCTTGCCGATGGTGACAGTTGCTACCGGAATTCCGGCTGGCATTTGGACAATAGCGTAGAGAGAATCAAGCCCTTTGAGGTCACTGGAAGCAAGCGGTACACCAATCACCGGCAGAGTTGTCCAACTGGCAATTACTCCGGGCAGATGCGCCGCATAGCCAGCACCGGCTATGATTACTTCGAATCCCTGGTTTTGTGCAGAGGATGCAAATTCTCTGGCTTTTTCCGGAGTGCGGTGGGCGGAGATGGTGAAAAACTCGTAATTTACTCCGAACTTTTCCAGGATATCAGCAGCAGCTTGCATGATTTCTGCATCTGATTTTGAACCCATTACTATAGCAACTTTACTCATCCAGTTCTTCTCCGTTTATGTCCTCTTGATAAGGGCAATATCTTTGCGATAATAACAGTCTTTATAACTGATGCGCTTGATGTTGTCATAAACTTTTGTGCGTGCTTCATCTATGCTGTTTCCGGTTGCAACTACAGAAAGCACGCGCCCGCCGCTGGTGACCACACACCCTTGTTTGTCCAGAGTGGTACCAGCGTGAAATACCATAATATCCCGGTCTACATCGTCCAAGCCGGATATCGGATAACCTGTTTGATATTTTCCCGGGTACCCGCCGCTGGCCATCACGACCCCAACGCAGGCTTTGCTGCTCCATTCAATCAGCACCTGCTCCAGCCGGTTTTCGGATATCGCCAGCATTACATCCAGCAGGTCGGTTTCCAGGCGAGGGAGAATAACTTGAGTTTCCGGATCACCAAAACGGGCATTAAACTCAAGTACTTTAGGGCCATGGTTCGTAAGCATCAATCCGCCATATAATATACCCTTGTAAGGACGGTTTTCCTCGCGTAGGTATTTAATAACCGGCTGCATAATGGTGCCAGAAATCTCCCGGCCCATATCACCAGTGTAAAACTCTGGCGGGCTATAGCTCCCCATACCGCCGGTATTAGGTCCGTTGTTGCCATCATATATCCGTTTGTAGTCACAGGCAGTAACTAAGGGACTGGTAAATTTTGAATCAGTGAATGCAAAGGCACTCATTTCGCGGCCGGTAAGAAATTCTTCTATGACAACGGCATTACCCGCGTTACCGAATGCTTTTTTGAGCATGATGTCTTCAAGAGCCGATGCTGCTTCGTCGATTGTTGCGGCGATAATCACGCCTTTTCCTT
The nucleotide sequence above comes from Dehalococcoidales bacterium. Encoded proteins:
- the purB gene encoding adenylosuccinate lyase, which codes for MIERYCRPQMKEIWSDANKYSKWLEVEIAVCEAWSETGRIPRNAIPKIKLARLDMKRMADILQETHHDMTAFLGSIAESIGPESRFIHLGLTSNDVMDTALSLQMVEAANLLNEGIKDIVNTLAEKAIEHKYTIMMGRTHGVHAEPITFGLKLALWMEEMKRHRQRLIDATRIIAVGKISGAVGTYANVPPEIEEKTCSKLCLSPASISNQILQRDRHAQFITTIALIACSLEKFATEIRALQKTEFHEAEEPFAPGQTGSSSMPHKRNPELCERICGLARLIRGYSLTAMENIALWHERDISHSSAERVILPDSCLLLDYMIGLFSGIMSGLKVFPENMKRNMEISKGLLFSQRVMLALIDKGLTRQQAYEIVQSNAMKSWQGKNKFITLLKKDPRANQSFTEEEIDRLFDYDYYIKHVDDIFKRLGLTRTQWKKKPQASIDNNLAPGAI
- the purE gene encoding 5-(carboxyamino)imidazole ribonucleotide mutase, whose amino-acid sequence is MSKVAIVMGSKSDAEIMQAAADILEKFGVNYEFFTISAHRTPEKAREFASSAQNQGFEVIIAGAGYAAHLPGVIASWTTLPVIGVPLASSDLKGLDSLYAIVQMPAGIPVATVTIGKAGAKNAAYLAAEILAIKYPEIAKQLKIYRQELASS
- the purD gene encoding phosphoribosylamine--glycine ligase — its product is MNVFIVGGGAREHTIAWKLSLSPKINNLYVAPGNAGTARIAENIPIEASDIEGLMLAIAERDIQLVVVGPEIPLSKGLVDRLEEKGMAVFGPSKAAAQIEASKAFSKDFMLRHAIPAAYSRTFSNYNEAKEYAGSSSFPVVIKADGLSQGKGVIIAATIDEAASALEDIMLKKAFGNAGNAVVIEEFLTGREMSAFAFTDSKFTSPLVTACDYKRIYDGNNGPNTGGMGSYSPPEFYTGDMGREISGTIMQPVIKYLREENRPYKGILYGGLMLTNHGPKVLEFNARFGDPETQVILPRLETDLLDVMLAISENRLEQVLIEWSSKACVGVVMASGGYPGKYQTGYPISGLDDVDRDIMVFHAGTTLDKQGCVVTSGGRVLSVVATGNSIDEARTKVYDNIKRISYKDCYYRKDIALIKRT